The Ziziphus jujuba cultivar Dongzao chromosome 12, ASM3175591v1 sequence AAAGGGGTTTTCTGTAAATTTAATGTTGTCCTTTGTAAATGAGTTGCTTAACCCAAAATAAATGGAGTTTATTAGGTTTGGTGTCTGTAGGTGAgtgagagaaaagagagagatgtTAGTAGGTGTGTGTTTGGGTTGTGAGGAGTCTCATTTTAGTCTTTTACCACCCCCAATCTTTGTATTTGTAAAGTGTAAGAAAAAAGGGGTGGAAATTTTAAGTTGTATTTATGAGTTTGGGTGTTTATAAGGCTGTCAATTAGCGGCTTGTGAAAGGGAAATATGTACAAAAATTGAAGTTGCTGTTGAGTCTAAAAAAAGCTCTAGAAGTTTTACACTTGTATATACACCATTTGTTTTACTCGTCTCTCTTTGGTTTTTTCGCACTTGGCACTTTGATTTTcgtttcttctttttaaaatcttaataatGCGAAAGTTGGAGCCTCATGATGATTGTATGGGAGAGAGAGTTGCCTATTCGTCACGCTAATTTGTTGAATCTGCCACGTTTTGGGGGGTTTGAGATGTATGATGAAAAATCGGACGGTTATGATTATGTATGTAAGAAGGTTTAAACTTTGAATCATTAATATTTAGAATCCATTAgcgtgtatctatatatatatatgtatatatatgtatgtatagctttttctttttggttttatgaATCACagttttcaagcaaaaaaaaaaaattatatatatatatatatatatatataaagcgaTTGTGGGAATGGGTCATCCCTCTGATTTGCTTTCTCTTGGAAATGCCTTTATTCCCTATGAGAGTGAGATATGAGAATTGTTCTATCTTTGTCGTAATTTCGTGGCTGGAGCGAAAAGTATGGACTTTGTTTCTGAAAAAGTTGTTCTAGCTAGAGAAAAtggtttttctttgaaaaaaaaaaaaaatatatatatatatatatatatacacaccatgAGAGCGTTTTCTTGCACAAAATGTTGCACTTTCTGTGATAAAATATTGCCAAGGCTTGTGAATGATCCGTTAGTCTAAATCTAATGTGTAAATCAGCTTTTCCTTTTACTTTGAAGAAACTTTTTCAGTTTCGACCTAAAAGAAACTTTCAATTCCTTTGATCTGGCCTTGTACATGGTTTTTGAGAGAGAGAACCTGTTCATTCATCGCCTAACGTATCATCTTTTTTATGcttcaaaaagaaattgatcaaattatatttatttgattgtggCAGTTAGTAGTTATGCAGCAAATAAAACTGCACCCCAAAATGTTTACCAAACTGCTTTTCATTAATTAGTAGGTAAATCTACTGTCTGCAAATATTGAATACGTCAACAAGGGTAAAAAAGGTATTTTATTACGATATAAgcatattgatttaaattggaAAAACACAATGATATAAACATAGAAAACAATATGTTACAGCACCAAAATACtaactaaaaatatttaccaaattacaGTGTTAATAACTTAAATATTGTTAACAAGCCCCTTAAATTGAAAAGGTAATTCAGTTAAATATTATTacacaatttattatattataataaataaattaggtaAATTAACAgtattcaataaaaaatatatgtatacaattaTACTATGGTGGAAAATGTCGcctagtttttatatatatatatatatatatatatacatatataatggttattgataaaaactaattggttatagatttttttattttttttaatcaacacTACATTTAGGGATGAAGGATTTCAATAAGTCAAGGATGAAAGATTTCAATAAGTTAAGATTTAAAGTTTGGATCTTtagatttatttcatttatttatcatcattgataatcatcaattatatttttataacaattattaattggaaacatttatatttttattattttttaatattaaacatttaatatggaaaagtgaaattttcaataatagtgaattaattaattatatcacTTACAAATTGCAGTGATGCTCTACCATTGAAAGTGAAAGATAGAATTTTTCTGTTTGAAATTAACATCCCATACTGTCAAACGGTACAACGAATACTTATCTAActcaaattgtaaattttataactcAGAAATAGCTAACGCACACATTCTTCCAAAAGAGTAATAGGATTTTTGAGCAATAATATCACTTGcgaattttctaataaaatattagcaTATATGGATGGTAAAATCACTTTACTGAGTTCGTTAATTGAATTCACCTAACATTGTGGATTTTTGGACCAACTGCAAAGACGGAAAGTAAAATTACCCAATTGCATGAGGATTTTGTCAAGTCGGTCGATGCCCATCAACTTGCACCTTTTTAGAACTTAGCTCGTGAGAGGTCGACCGTACAGCCTACTTTCAACCACTTTGATTTCTTTCCTTCTCAGCAAGCAAGTGGTGGGGATTAGTAATCTGATTTTGTTAATTAGaatgtatttatatgattaAGATTATGccctttttaacttttaaaataattataattttatttagtatACTTTTGTGCAACTCTCTTTGGCATAACATTTACTAAATTAGATTTTCACTTTATCTATTCGATGTAATTAAAGACTACataacataaaatgaaatacaaaatgAGTAATACATTATTATGTAACAATTTTTATGCCATTTGTACGTTTTAGTTTAAGAAATCAgatgtaaaaggaaaaataaataaataaaattatatatttaattagtcaTAAATTAGACCCTtgacaatatttgaaaattttgaataaagattaattaattagatggtaatataaattaaagtttTGCTTTTTGTCACTTGTGATAATTATCATAAATGAAACTATGATTGATATTACAACTGCtcatttattgtattaatttattgtttaaaaaaattaattaaagtaaataTTAGAGAATAACTATTTGAATAGTCAACTAACAAATGAGATTCACTaacaataattatcaataataaaaaataacattttactATATATTAGAAAACAGAAAAGAACAACAAGAGAGATGAAACTAATCAAGAGTGCGAACACCAATATAGTGTAGCTCAAAGAAAATATAGACATATATGTGTTTTCTAAAGTTTGATTTATTGTAAACGATTGTTTAATGTTTTGTTATGTAGACTTAGTAAGTTAGTATAGAATAATTAtctcataatatattttaattttataaaattaaaatataatataaataaatcaaaataaagtgTAAGTAATCATTTTAGTGGACTGATTTAGTGTAGATCAAGGATTTATTTACAATAACAAGGGAGTTTATGTCATCTATCCTAATTATGTTTTgcgaatatttttattaaatttcaaaatcttgGGAGTCATAAGTCGGCaggtatttttttcttctattatttattatgttagGCAGTATCAATTTGCAATACATTTATAAACTAAAGGTCTGCAATTAAGAATAGTGAAAATTTTACGGAGACGAATAATTCAATATTTATCAACTTGTTGGAACCGTCAAGAGTCAATAACTGACAGCACAAAATTATTGAAACCCCTACTGTTATCTTCCACCATTTGCCAAAAAATCCAACGAGGAAAACCCATATTTGACCTCTACTTCTCCACATGGCAGCACTCAATTGGACCTTCACCATATTACTTTAACAATGCTGTCACTGTATCACATAGAGTGCATTCAATAGAACCACGTACATGATGGTGGTCCAAAATCAAGTGGCCAAAATGACTCACAGTGTCAACCACTTGccctttgaaaataataaaagcaaCATACATGTTACTTGGCCTCTCTTGGTGAATCTAAGGCCAAGgttatgtttatattttatctataaaatatacatacacatatatgtggtCGAAACAAGACAAAGAAGAAGGCACGTGAATGAGGTTCATAAAATCTGTAATTGCACGCATCACCAAGCCACTCCAAATTCCCAACAACTGGCTTTTACCAGGTTGTATTTGCTCTTGTTTTGCCGTCTCATTCACGAAGTTTCTCTTCTTACCCAAAACCAAACCATAAATATAGCTTCAAACTAGCAATTTTTCttccttaaaaagaaaaaagcgtattcatttttatttttttggggctctTTTTCCCACTAGAAATGAAGAGGCAAAGTAATGCGGAAAGGAAGGGCCTGAAGTTTGAAGGTACAACAATGGCTAGCAAGAAGGCAAAGAGAGAGGTACTAGTTGAGCAAGGCAAAGAAGATATATTGGGAAAAGTGATGGAGGAGAGAAGGGCCGGTGGAGATCTtcatcatcaacatcatcaccatcatcataatcataatcatcAAATGGGTATGAAGGTGGGTGAGAATGTGATGGTTTGGGAGGAGAATTACTGGCCCTGGATGAGCGGATCAATGGTGGTGGATGAGCAAATGTCATGGGGCTCCATTTGGCTACCCAGTTGGGATGTGGAATTTATGGGTGAAGCTTGTAATGCTTTGTTCTCCGATGTTTTTTGTGATGATGATATTTGGGGTATTAGAGGAATCAAGGAAGCTCCAAacccataaagaaaaaaaaggaaaaaaaacccaagaaaaagagaaacattGAAGATTAgtcatgcaatttttttttgtttttttgttttttttctctctagtgATGTACATATGAAGGTTCAGGTTTAAGATAGGGTAATTTGGGATTATGTCCAATCTGGCCTGCTTTAACTTGGGCCATCATGGTCGtgcaatatgttttttttttttctttttccgggTAAATGGTCGTTCAATATGTTaggttttttaatttacaattatcaTATTCTGCTAGTATTAGCACAAGTTTTATTTCATGGGCAGAGAATAATGTATTGTAAGTTTGTGAAAATGATAATTTGAGGATATATAAGGTTTCCATAATCCATTCCCTGAAGTGGGGTCAGACTCAAAGCGAATTTTAGATTCGCAGCCATTTGCATATTTCTTATCCGTCTAGTTTGTGAAAGCTGTCAATTGTGGTTTAAATTACTGCTTGGGAGGGTGCACAACTAGCAGCCACAGGTAATGTCAGAGACACTTCAGCATtaaagtcttcttcttcttcctctttttgtttttttgttttttttgtttttttgggtaaagtcctatttccttaaagaaatattcggaatctttttttttttttttttctttttttaaacaaatgtcTTCAATTTCGAGTCTCCTTGTTCCAGTGTCGAACTCTCTAAGCATGTCACaaggttcaaaaaaaaaaaaaaattctatacatgttgcatgtatatatatatatatatatattttgtaattctatgcaattttttttccctaaaataattgtattaaattacAAAACTGATCTATATCCTTCTTGCAAGGGCAAAAAAAGGAGATCTAGGCCAAAAAGAACAATGCTAATGTtggaaaaatatcatatatgaatatatataaatacatatggacaatttaatacaaaataaataaaaataaatataaaataaataaaacattttagaATCTGTAGCTCTTTAAAATTGATCTGCTTTCTAGAAAGGTTGATCGAAGTCTGTGTGATATCATAGTGTTCTTAAGACATTTTACgcccaccggtgcaggagttttgtagcgaacatctcctaggatacaacggctgcaaaagctttcagattcagcatTTCTGAAacttttctcttcgaactctctgtgtaccttcactttatcactgttttttttttttttcaaaaataaaaattgaaaagaatgtTAGAGTATATGTAACCTTCAAACTCTCACCAAGGAGTTATTCTCCCGTAAAATTCTCTCCcactattatcaaaaatattatttgatttaaataaaaattattataacaaaacttAACAACCGaaaacccaaatcattcacacttgtgggcctaggcccaactctaacaatcccccacatgaatgatttgatttaaaaatacaaacatgACTAGTGGTAAAGCTCTACAGTCGGAACCTACATAAGATaagtagatgttactctttgaaccttcccttgagtgactacattttctttactgacttatggtagaagcgatatctttgaactatttcgtcttttgtgtaaatgacaacatagcccacacatgattcctttctggtacacttcagttctcactgttgtgttcattttggccctgaacacctccctggttctgcaatagtttctaaagaattgtgccctaaacaattatcctttgaagcggccactcttctcttgcacataggtgattcctatttcttatataatcagcatacctatgcatagattactaaacacacacttatagtaatcattaaaagcatacttttatgcttaacctctttctatcactgtttcatcataggaatggacAGATGATTAATCCTccacagtgatccatactagtctttataattgagttgtcccattgaacctagatcttgggatctccagtcaactgggttgggtttccatcgtattgacTTTATTCACGGGCTTCAATTCCATTCTTctcgatgacttctcaactagttctctatttaaACTTTTGGTTAGCGGATCTGCAATGTTATTTTTTGACTTCatatagtctattgagataactccagttgagattaattgtctaatggaattgtgtctacaacgaatgtgtctagactttccattatatataatattctgtgccctgccaatcgcagattgactatcacaatgtaaacttattgctggcacaggtttaggccacctcaGAATGTCTtctaaaaattggcgtagccattctgcctcttcaccacatttatctagagCAATAAACTCGGATTCCATAGTGGATCTAGCTATCACAGTTTATTTCGAGGACTTCCATGTCACAGCTGCACCTGCTAATGTGAATACATAGCCATTAGTGGATTTCgaatcctttatatctgatatccaatttgcatcactgtatccttctaatacagtagGATATCTTATATAGTGCAGtccgtattcacgagtatatcgtagatatcttagtactctaacgatccctttccaatgatcttcatttggattactcgtgtatctacttagtctacttattgcgtaggctaagtctggtctgatacaactcatcaagtacatgAGACTTCCAATCATCCTAGCATATTCTACTTGAGATACaccttcttctttattttaggataagtgtaaactcatatctatgggtgttctggctatactagtatcattattactaaacttagctagtattttatctacataatgagtttgactaagaatgattccattcgaagttctcgtgattttcatatctaaaatcacatctgcaagccacatatctttcatgtcaaatttagaatttaacatggcttttgtagttcagactatattgtcgtcactacctactatgagtatgtcatctacatacaaacatagaataacatatccattatttgtatcttttacatagatacacttgtcacattcatttattttgaacccatcttttagcatggcattatcaaatttttgatgccattgctttggagtttgtttaagtccatataaggattttaccaatctacagactttcctttcttgtcctggagcagtaaaaccctcaggttgctccatgtagatctctttcTCTAGATCTCTATTCAGaaaggctgttttcacatccatttgatgtactgcaAGATCCCGCAATACTGCGAttgccagtaccatccttatggaatttatcctcgttactggagaataagtgtcacaataatcaaggccttttttttgcttgtatcccttaattacgAGCCTTgtcttgtatttatctattgttctatctgctttcatcttccttttaaaaatccatttgtaacccaaaggtttacaacctggaggaagatctaccaactcccaagtgtgattctgcaggatgaaatcaatttcacttttaaccgcttctttccataaattcccttcaggagaatttatggcctcttggaagctttgaggttcactttctagcatataagtaagaaaatccggaccGTAGGAATTTTCCGTTCTTATTCTCTTGCTACTTCTAAGCTCAACCTtagtttcttgttcttgatcactatcatgattatcatcatccatagtatcataagttcgtttagacgtactcggtccttcttccactttatatggaaaaatgtgttcgaaaaatgatgcatttctcgattctattattgtgttcttgtgtatatcagaaatttctgacctatacacgagaaaccgatatgcactatTATTCTGTGCATATcttatgaagatgcaatcaatagttttgggacctatcttcaccttcttaggtgtaggtacaactactttagctagacacccccacactcgtaaatatttgtaggagggttg is a genomic window containing:
- the LOC107429448 gene encoding uncharacterized protein LOC107429448, with the translated sequence MKRQSNAERKGLKFEGTTMASKKAKREVLVEQGKEDILGKVMEERRAGGDLHHQHHHHHHNHNHQMGMKVGENVMVWEENYWPWMSGSMVVDEQMSWGSIWLPSWDVEFMGEACNALFSDVFCDDDIWGIRGIKEAPNP